The following coding sequences are from one Devosia yakushimensis window:
- a CDS encoding SDR family NAD(P)-dependent oxidoreductase: MPNRTPSTALITGASSGIGAAYARRLAARGYDLVLVARRADRLETLAVELTKEFGIEVRPVIADLATHAGTAQVAEILASDTSIDMLVNNAGISRLGATMDLSPAALDDMVALNITALTRLSRAALPGFVARNRGTIVNIGSVLAFRAMPIASVYSGTKSYVLLFTSGLQEELKDTAIRVQAVLPAGVATEIYDGTILPLDQIPPELVMQVDAMVDAALAGLDSGELVTLPSVSDLELLSRYTSAQADLFSASQTGRPAARYGV, translated from the coding sequence ATGCCCAATCGCACCCCTTCCACCGCGCTTATCACCGGCGCGTCCTCCGGCATCGGCGCTGCCTATGCCCGGCGCCTGGCCGCCCGCGGCTATGATCTTGTTCTCGTCGCCCGCCGTGCCGACCGGCTTGAAACCCTGGCGGTCGAGCTGACCAAGGAATTTGGCATAGAGGTTCGGCCTGTTATCGCCGATCTGGCTACCCATGCCGGCACCGCCCAGGTCGCAGAAATCCTCGCCTCGGATACATCGATCGACATGCTGGTCAATAATGCGGGCATCTCGCGCCTCGGCGCGACCATGGACCTGTCCCCCGCGGCCCTTGATGACATGGTCGCCCTCAACATCACCGCCCTTACCCGGCTGTCTCGCGCCGCCCTGCCCGGCTTTGTCGCGCGCAATCGCGGCACCATCGTCAATATCGGGTCGGTTCTGGCGTTTCGCGCCATGCCCATCGCGTCGGTCTATAGCGGCACCAAGTCCTATGTCCTGCTGTTCACAAGCGGGTTGCAGGAGGAGCTGAAGGACACCGCTATCCGGGTACAGGCCGTGCTGCCTGCCGGTGTCGCCACCGAAATCTACGACGGCACAATCCTGCCGCTCGACCAGATTCCACCCGAACTGGTGATGCAGGTCGATGCAATGGTCGATGCCGCCCTTGCCGGACTCGATAGCGGGGAACTCGTCACCCTGCCCTCGGTGAGCGACCTTGAGCTGCTGTCGCGCTACACGTCCGCCCAGGCCGACCTCTTCTCAGCCAGCCAAACCGGACGGCCCGCAGCGCGCTATGGCGTTTGA
- a CDS encoding LysR family transcriptional regulator, with amino-acid sequence MRRDDLSDLAAFLAVAEEQSFTRGAIRLGLSQATLSQTISNFEQRLGYKLLARTTRSVRTTEAGQRLLDKLQPAFADIDAEMRMLAETSDTPSGSIRLTTILHPALAMLLPALTGFRLAYPRVRVEIFVDHAFVDIVAGGFDAGIRFGEQVEKDMVAVPIGPPSRAAVVATPDYFDRYPKPKNPRDLVQHDCINFRMASAGNIFRWRFWENGQPLDVKVDGALTVNDGIVVEQAALAGQGLAYMFEDQVEQHLRSGRLIRCLEDWCPPSPGYHLYYPARRQRTPALAALVEALRYRS; translated from the coding sequence ATGCGGCGCGATGACCTGAGCGACCTGGCGGCATTCCTCGCGGTAGCCGAGGAGCAGAGCTTTACGCGTGGAGCGATCCGGCTCGGTCTGTCGCAGGCAACGCTCAGCCAGACGATCAGCAATTTCGAGCAGCGCCTGGGCTATAAACTGCTCGCGCGCACCACGCGGAGCGTGCGGACCACGGAAGCGGGGCAGCGCCTGCTGGACAAGCTGCAACCGGCCTTTGCCGATATCGACGCCGAAATGCGCATGCTTGCCGAAACAAGCGATACGCCATCGGGCTCCATCCGCCTCACCACGATTCTCCATCCGGCCCTGGCCATGCTGTTGCCGGCGCTGACTGGCTTCCGCCTGGCCTATCCGCGCGTCAGGGTGGAGATTTTCGTCGACCATGCCTTTGTCGATATTGTCGCCGGCGGGTTTGATGCAGGCATCCGGTTCGGCGAGCAAGTCGAAAAAGATATGGTCGCCGTGCCCATCGGCCCGCCATCGCGCGCCGCCGTGGTGGCCACGCCGGACTATTTCGACCGCTATCCCAAGCCGAAGAACCCGCGCGATCTGGTCCAGCACGATTGCATCAATTTTCGCATGGCCAGCGCGGGCAATATTTTCCGCTGGCGCTTCTGGGAAAACGGCCAGCCGCTCGATGTTAAGGTCGATGGCGCGCTGACGGTCAATGACGGCATTGTTGTCGAGCAAGCAGCGCTGGCCGGCCAGGGGCTGGCCTATATGTTCGAGGACCAGGTGGAGCAGCATTTGCGCAGCGGCCGGCTGATCCGGTGCCTTGAGGACTGGTGCCCGCCCTCACCGGGCTATCACCTCTATTATCCGGCAAGGCGACAGCGAACGCCCGCCCTGGCCGCCCTGGTCGAGGCGCTGCGGTATCGATCGTAG
- a CDS encoding aminopeptidase P family protein — MTDQTFPPAIFQSFEEKADPKNVAPRLKALRAAMEKAGVDGFLVPRADAHRGESVPASEARLAYVTGFTGSAGVAIVGRKKAGLFVDSRYTLQAPAQTDTAKVTVHEALGGLPAEIGDYVPKGGTIRYDPWLHTPGEIRDLQAKLGKRAKLVPGANLVDAIWADRPRAPVSAIEVLGHNRAGRTAQDKIADIQASLDKDGADAAVLTLPESICWLLNIRGHDVPNTPFVLGFAVLPRKGLPSLYLDPAKITPELEKALNGVATIVSSKALPAALAKLGKGKKTVLIDPASAPEAVASALKQAGAALIEKRDPVLLPKSRKNEAELAGMREAHKLDGVALAKFLAWFDGNAPSGKLTEIGIVTALEAFRREDETCVDASFDTISGAGSNGAIVHYRVTEKTDRVLQPGELMLVDSGAQYLSGTTDITRTMATGPATDEQRDRFTRVLKGMIAISMARFPKGTSGAQLDVLARQFLWQDGVTYNHGTGHGVGAYLGVHEGPIGISPRYTLPLEAGNVISNEPGYYKTGEYGIRIENLIVVVESASAPGFLEFETLTLAPIDTRLIDVAMLTTGERDWLNAYHQRVWSEIGPVVAGVVKDWLKGATAAI; from the coding sequence ATGACAGACCAGACTTTTCCGCCCGCCATCTTCCAGAGTTTTGAGGAAAAGGCCGACCCGAAAAACGTCGCGCCGCGACTCAAGGCCCTGCGGGCGGCCATGGAGAAGGCAGGGGTCGACGGCTTTCTCGTGCCGCGGGCCGATGCCCATCGCGGCGAGTCGGTGCCGGCCAGCGAAGCGCGGCTGGCCTATGTGACCGGTTTTACCGGCTCGGCCGGCGTCGCCATTGTCGGCAGGAAGAAAGCCGGGCTCTTCGTCGATAGCCGCTATACGCTGCAGGCCCCAGCCCAGACCGATACGGCCAAGGTGACCGTGCATGAAGCGTTGGGCGGGCTGCCGGCCGAAATCGGCGACTATGTGCCCAAGGGCGGCACCATCCGCTATGACCCCTGGCTGCATACCCCGGGGGAAATCCGCGACCTTCAGGCCAAGCTGGGCAAGCGCGCCAAGCTAGTGCCCGGCGCCAATCTGGTCGACGCCATCTGGGCCGACCGGCCCCGAGCGCCGGTAAGCGCCATCGAGGTGCTGGGCCACAACCGGGCCGGCAGGACCGCGCAGGACAAGATTGCCGATATCCAGGCGAGCCTCGACAAGGACGGCGCCGATGCGGCTGTGCTGACCCTGCCGGAATCGATCTGCTGGCTGCTCAATATCCGCGGCCATGATGTGCCCAATACACCCTTCGTGCTGGGCTTTGCGGTTCTGCCGCGCAAGGGACTGCCCTCGCTCTATCTCGACCCGGCCAAGATCACCCCGGAGCTGGAAAAGGCCCTAAACGGCGTGGCCACGATCGTCAGCAGCAAGGCCCTGCCCGCGGCCCTGGCCAAGTTGGGCAAGGGCAAGAAGACCGTGCTGATCGACCCGGCTTCGGCCCCGGAGGCCGTTGCGTCGGCACTCAAGCAAGCGGGCGCGGCCCTGATCGAAAAGCGCGACCCGGTCTTGCTGCCCAAATCGCGCAAGAACGAGGCGGAACTGGCCGGCATGCGCGAGGCACACAAGCTCGATGGCGTGGCGCTGGCAAAATTCCTCGCCTGGTTCGACGGCAATGCCCCTTCGGGCAAACTGACCGAAATCGGCATCGTCACGGCGCTCGAAGCCTTCCGCCGCGAAGACGAAACCTGCGTCGATGCCAGTTTCGACACGATTTCGGGCGCCGGCAGCAATGGCGCCATCGTGCATTACCGGGTGACGGAGAAGACCGATCGGGTCTTGCAACCCGGTGAATTGATGCTGGTGGATAGCGGCGCCCAATATCTGTCGGGCACCACCGACATTACCCGCACCATGGCGACCGGCCCGGCCACGGACGAACAGCGCGACCGCTTTACCCGGGTGCTCAAGGGCATGATCGCCATTTCCATGGCCCGCTTCCCCAAGGGCACCTCGGGCGCCCAGCTCGACGTGCTGGCCCGGCAATTCCTGTGGCAGGATGGGGTGACCTATAATCACGGTACCGGGCACGGCGTGGGCGCCTATCTTGGCGTGCATGAGGGGCCGATCGGCATTTCCCCGCGCTATACGCTGCCGCTCGAAGCTGGGAACGTGATTTCCAACGAGCCCGGCTATTACAAGACCGGCGAATACGGCATCCGCATCGAAAACCTGATTGTGGTGGTGGAGAGCGCCAGCGCGCCTGGATTTTTGGAATTCGAGACGCTGACGCTCGCTCCGATCGATACCAGGCTGATCGATGTGGCGATGCTGACCACGGGTGAGCGGGATTGGCTCAATGCCTATCACCAGCGGGTGTGGTCGGAAATCGGGCCGGTTGTGGCTGGTGTGGTGAAGGACTGGTTGAAGGGGGCGACGGCAGCGATTTGA
- a CDS encoding 50S ribosomal protein L11 methyltransferase, with product MKAPPMPVDQLSAPLTKEQAYALVDAVMERDDLALTASAHENEETGEWFFEATCDSPPDLESFSELARQTLGGAVDFSVAPIDPEINWVAKSLEGLAPVIAGGFYVYGSHETGPIPGGLTAMRIDAAQAFGTGHHETTTGCLEAIDKVLKRRRPRVLLDVGTGTGVLAIALAKRLRLPVIASDIDPIAVKTTLENAEQNGVGKFIIGIEATGLTNPTIAGNAPYDLIVANILAGPLTALAPAMGRVAQRGATIILSGILEHQARGVINAYQRQGMILTEKLQRKDWTTLILQMR from the coding sequence ATGAAAGCGCCGCCCATGCCCGTCGACCAGCTCTCCGCCCCGCTCACCAAGGAACAGGCCTATGCCCTGGTCGATGCAGTGATGGAACGGGACGACCTGGCGCTGACCGCCTCGGCGCATGAGAATGAAGAGACCGGCGAATGGTTCTTCGAGGCCACCTGCGACAGCCCGCCCGATCTTGAATCATTTTCTGAACTTGCCCGGCAAACCCTTGGCGGCGCTGTCGATTTTTCCGTTGCGCCGATCGATCCGGAAATCAACTGGGTTGCCAAATCGCTGGAGGGGCTGGCCCCGGTCATTGCCGGCGGCTTCTATGTCTATGGCAGCCACGAGACCGGCCCCATTCCCGGCGGGCTGACGGCCATGCGGATCGATGCGGCCCAGGCCTTCGGCACCGGCCATCACGAGACGACGACGGGGTGCCTCGAAGCCATCGACAAGGTGCTGAAGCGCCGCCGTCCGCGGGTTCTGCTCGATGTGGGAACCGGCACCGGAGTATTGGCCATCGCGCTGGCGAAGCGCCTGCGCCTGCCGGTTATCGCCAGCGATATCGACCCTATCGCTGTCAAGACGACCCTTGAAAATGCTGAACAAAATGGCGTCGGCAAGTTCATCATCGGCATCGAGGCGACGGGCCTGACCAACCCCACCATTGCGGGCAATGCCCCCTATGACCTGATCGTCGCCAATATTCTGGCCGGACCGCTGACGGCGCTGGCGCCGGCCATGGGCCGGGTGGCGCAGCGGGGCGCGACGATCATCCTGTCGGGGATTCTGGAGCATCAGGCGCGCGGCGTGATCAACGCCTATCAGCGTCAGGGCATGATCCTGACCGAGAAATTGCAGCGCAAGGACTGGACCACGCTGATCCTGCAAATGCGTTAG
- a CDS encoding DUF5680 domain-containing protein, whose protein sequence is MNLKALNTVIVAAKQASYVGGGEKTASSRQGSYDLVWSQGAWRYRDSYFGGTDFLGQETVWLDSEPVWAMNYHGFILRPDLIDAVRAGETIKAALSAMYAEGRFLGGFRWLGAYGEYVDKSEGGVELFSGEEEIYCERTKAYGLRYSGGLIKP, encoded by the coding sequence ATGAATTTGAAGGCGCTGAACACGGTGATCGTGGCCGCCAAACAGGCCAGCTATGTCGGCGGCGGAGAAAAGACCGCGTCGAGCCGGCAGGGTTCGTATGATCTTGTCTGGTCGCAGGGGGCTTGGCGTTATCGCGACAGCTATTTCGGCGGCACGGACTTTCTGGGCCAGGAGACGGTATGGCTCGATTCCGAGCCGGTCTGGGCCATGAATTACCATGGCTTCATCCTCCGCCCCGATCTGATCGACGCAGTGCGGGCAGGCGAGACCATCAAGGCGGCTTTATCGGCCATGTATGCCGAGGGCCGGTTTCTCGGCGGATTTCGCTGGCTGGGCGCTTACGGGGAATACGTGGATAAGTCGGAGGGTGGGGTCGAGCTGTTTTCCGGTGAAGAGGAAATTTATTGTGAGAGAACAAAGGCTTATGGACTTCGCTATAGCGGCGGACTGATCAAGCCCTAG
- a CDS encoding DUF6985 domain-containing protein: MFKVPYFDNAELTTFADADTSEAGAAAALAAFLTLTPEDRISDSRHVFAYYKDYHQAVGGEDWMDEEMGIPETPADIWDYVRPGEINLTKGRRGDDNWYVVMEANCGWEEEHGLMLVWRNGTTLTKVGGYDGHVTNTNAYADDSLADVVYAATDPKFTTRLNELG; this comes from the coding sequence ATGTTCAAAGTTCCATATTTCGACAATGCCGAACTCACGACATTCGCGGATGCCGATACGAGCGAGGCAGGAGCCGCTGCGGCCTTGGCAGCGTTTCTCACGCTGACGCCGGAAGACCGCATTTCGGATTCGCGCCATGTCTTTGCGTATTACAAGGACTACCACCAGGCCGTTGGCGGCGAGGATTGGATGGACGAGGAGATGGGCATCCCGGAGACCCCGGCCGATATCTGGGATTATGTCCGCCCCGGCGAGATCAATTTAACCAAGGGCCGCCGCGGCGATGACAATTGGTACGTCGTCATGGAAGCCAATTGCGGCTGGGAAGAAGAGCACGGCCTCATGCTGGTCTGGCGCAATGGCACGACGCTTACCAAGGTTGGCGGCTATGACGGGCATGTCACCAACACAAATGCCTATGCCGACGATAGCTTGGCCGATGTTGTCTATGCGGCGACGGATCCAAAATTTACCACGCGTCTCAATGAGTTAGGGTGA
- a CDS encoding putative quinol monooxygenase produces MHGLIGKMLAAPGKREELLAIMLEGNDAMPGCISYVIARDPASEDGIWITEVWDSKESHAASLQLPHVQATIARAKPMIAGFGDYFATEPLGGIGV; encoded by the coding sequence ATGCATGGTCTCATCGGCAAGATGCTGGCGGCGCCCGGCAAACGCGAGGAATTGCTGGCGATCATGCTGGAGGGCAATGACGCCATGCCCGGCTGCATCAGCTATGTCATAGCCCGCGATCCGGCGAGCGAGGATGGTATCTGGATCACCGAGGTCTGGGACAGCAAGGAGAGCCACGCCGCCTCCCTGCAACTGCCCCATGTGCAGGCAACCATAGCCAGGGCCAAGCCGATGATTGCCGGGTTCGGGGACTATTTCGCGACCGAGCCGCTTGGCGGAATTGGGGTCTGA
- a CDS encoding DoxX family protein, producing MAVKLVYWISTGLVCLVYLGSAAFYTFSMTAVQETFIGFGYPGYLPYLLVPIKLLAVAALLVRRPIWLAQLAYAGSFYHLLLAFTAHVGAGDPGFVPAVVSFVLLITSWATQNAVRKGVAAYAPTRFGIA from the coding sequence ATGGCAGTGAAACTTGTTTACTGGATCAGCACAGGCTTGGTCTGCCTCGTCTATTTGGGCAGCGCTGCTTTCTACACCTTCTCCATGACCGCGGTGCAGGAGACCTTTATCGGCTTCGGTTACCCCGGCTATCTCCCTTATTTGCTGGTGCCGATCAAGCTATTGGCCGTGGCGGCGTTGCTGGTGCGGCGCCCGATCTGGCTGGCTCAGCTTGCCTATGCCGGCAGCTTCTACCATCTGCTGCTGGCCTTCACGGCGCATGTCGGCGCGGGCGATCCCGGCTTTGTTCCCGCCGTGGTGAGCTTCGTGCTGCTGATCACGTCCTGGGCCACACAAAACGCCGTCCGCAAGGGCGTCGCGGCCTATGCCCCCACGCGGTTCGGCATTGCCTGA
- a CDS encoding heavy metal-binding domain-containing protein, whose protein sequence is MIISTTPTLEGRPIREYLGIATGEVIVGANIFKDLFAGIRDIVGGRAGAYESTLRDARREAFNELESEAERMGADAVVGVDIDYEVVGQGGSMLMVSVSGTAVRF, encoded by the coding sequence ATGATCATCAGCACGACGCCCACCCTGGAAGGCCGCCCAATCCGGGAATATCTTGGCATTGCCACCGGCGAAGTCATCGTTGGCGCCAATATTTTCAAGGACTTGTTCGCCGGCATTCGCGACATTGTCGGCGGCCGGGCGGGCGCCTATGAATCGACGCTGCGGGATGCCCGTCGCGAGGCCTTCAACGAGCTGGAATCCGAGGCCGAACGCATGGGAGCCGATGCGGTGGTGGGCGTCGATATCGACTATGAAGTGGTCGGCCAGGGCGGCTCCATGCTGATGGTGTCGGTATCCGGTACCGCCGTCAGGTTCTAG
- a CDS encoding ATP-dependent helicase, with protein MPGNAHNTERPPAGSITSQFGRRETPDYLTGLNEEQRLAVETTDGPLLVLAGAGTGKTRVLTTRIAHIINTNRAWPSQILSVTFTNKAAREMKERIEKLVPRLEAMPWMGTFHSIGARILRQHAGLVGLTSTFTILDTDDQIRLIKQLLEVENIDEKRWPAKQFAGMMDAWKNKGLLPKDVSPAESGGYANGRGAKLYADYQARLKVLNAADFGDLLLECIRLFKEHPDVLAEFHRKFKYMLVDEYQDSNVAQYLWLRLLAQGKPASEANICVVGDDDQSIYGWRGAEVDNILRFEKDFPGAKVIKLERNYRSTSNILKAASNLIAFNESRLGKTLQTDVGEKGELVSVTQVWDSEEEARTVGEEIEQYQRAGDSLNSMAILVRASFQMREFEERFITLGLNYRVIGGPRFYERKEIRDAIAYLRLVAQPADDLALDRIINTPKRGLGDSTVQLLHSAARAANVPLLSAIRMLVETEELKPKQRTTLLSLVSQFDDWAFHAQTLKPFELVERILEESGYTDMLSADKSLESEGRRENLKELSRSMEEFDTLGGFLEHIALVMDRDSTEASDAVTIMTLHGAKGLEFNTVFLPGWEEGTFPSQRSMDESGRAGLEEERRLAYVGITRGRKRVRISAAQNRRIHGLWQSAIPSRFLDELPADAVEVTDTGSSYGGYGYGGGASSRFNKADPFESVYETPGWQRARAQQANRKGSGPLTIDGDLVARSVDLGNDKSAFGFGERVFHLKFGYGAIAGIEGNKLTIDFEKAGRKKVLDSFIKKG; from the coding sequence ATGCCCGGCAACGCCCACAATACCGAACGCCCGCCTGCCGGGTCGATCACCAGCCAGTTCGGCCGGCGCGAGACGCCTGACTACCTCACTGGCCTCAATGAGGAGCAGCGGCTTGCGGTGGAGACGACCGATGGTCCGCTGCTGGTGCTGGCCGGCGCCGGCACAGGCAAGACGCGCGTGCTGACAACGCGCATTGCCCACATCATCAATACCAATCGCGCCTGGCCGTCCCAAATTCTGTCGGTGACCTTCACCAACAAGGCGGCCCGCGAGATGAAGGAGCGGATCGAGAAGCTTGTTCCCCGGCTAGAGGCCATGCCCTGGATGGGCACGTTCCACTCCATCGGCGCCCGCATCTTGCGCCAGCATGCCGGCCTGGTGGGTCTGACGAGCACCTTCACCATCCTCGATACCGACGATCAGATCCGGCTGATCAAGCAATTGCTTGAGGTCGAGAATATCGACGAGAAGCGTTGGCCTGCCAAGCAGTTCGCCGGCATGATGGATGCCTGGAAGAACAAGGGCCTGTTGCCCAAGGACGTTTCGCCGGCCGAAAGCGGCGGCTACGCCAATGGCCGCGGCGCCAAGCTCTATGCCGATTACCAGGCCCGCCTGAAGGTGCTCAACGCCGCAGATTTCGGCGACCTGCTGCTCGAGTGCATCCGCCTGTTCAAGGAACACCCCGACGTTCTGGCCGAATTCCACCGTAAATTCAAATACATGCTGGTCGACGAATACCAGGACAGTAACGTCGCCCAGTATCTCTGGCTACGGCTTCTCGCGCAGGGAAAACCGGCCTCCGAAGCCAATATCTGCGTCGTCGGCGACGACGATCAATCCATCTATGGCTGGCGCGGCGCCGAGGTGGACAATATCCTGCGCTTCGAAAAGGATTTCCCGGGCGCCAAGGTGATCAAGCTCGAGCGCAATTACCGCTCGACCTCCAATATCCTCAAGGCCGCTTCCAATCTCATCGCCTTCAATGAAAGCCGCCTCGGAAAAACCCTGCAGACCGATGTCGGCGAAAAGGGCGAGCTGGTTTCCGTCACCCAGGTGTGGGATTCCGAAGAGGAAGCCCGCACAGTCGGCGAAGAGATCGAGCAATATCAGCGCGCCGGCGACAGCCTCAACTCCATGGCGATCCTGGTCCGCGCCTCCTTCCAGATGCGCGAATTCGAAGAGCGCTTCATCACACTGGGGCTGAATTACCGCGTCATCGGCGGCCCGCGCTTTTACGAGCGCAAGGAAATCCGCGATGCCATCGCCTATCTGCGCCTTGTCGCACAACCGGCCGACGACCTGGCTCTCGACCGCATTATCAACACCCCCAAGCGCGGCCTTGGAGACTCGACGGTCCAGTTGCTGCACAGCGCGGCCCGCGCGGCTAACGTACCGCTGCTCTCCGCCATCCGCATGCTGGTCGAAACCGAGGAACTCAAGCCCAAACAGCGCACAACCTTGCTCAGCCTCGTTTCCCAGTTCGATGACTGGGCGTTCCACGCCCAGACCTTGAAGCCCTTTGAACTGGTCGAACGAATTCTCGAGGAGAGCGGCTATACCGACATGCTCAGCGCCGACAAGTCGCTCGAGTCGGAGGGACGCAGGGAAAACCTCAAGGAACTCAGCCGTTCGATGGAAGAGTTCGACACGCTCGGCGGCTTCCTCGAACACATCGCCCTGGTGATGGATCGCGACAGCACCGAGGCGAGCGATGCCGTCACCATCATGACCCTGCACGGGGCCAAGGGTCTGGAATTCAACACCGTTTTCCTGCCCGGCTGGGAGGAAGGCACCTTTCCCAGCCAGCGCTCGATGGATGAAAGCGGCCGCGCCGGGCTCGAGGAGGAGCGGCGCCTGGCCTATGTCGGCATCACCCGCGGCCGCAAGCGCGTGCGCATCTCTGCGGCCCAGAACCGGCGCATCCATGGGCTCTGGCAATCGGCCATTCCCTCGCGCTTCCTCGATGAATTGCCAGCCGATGCGGTTGAGGTCACCGATACCGGCTCCTCCTATGGCGGCTATGGCTATGGTGGCGGTGCCAGCAGCCGCTTCAACAAGGCCGATCCGTTCGAAAGCGTCTATGAAACCCCCGGCTGGCAGCGCGCTCGCGCCCAACAGGCCAACCGCAAAGGCAGCGGCCCCCTCACCATCGATGGCGATCTGGTCGCCCGGTCGGTCGACCTGGGCAATGACAAATCGGCCTTCGGCTTCGGCGAGCGGGTGTTCCACCTCAAATTCGGCTATGGCGCAATTGCCGGGATCGAAGGCAATAAGCTGACCATCGACTTCGAAAAAGCCGGACGGAAAAAGGTGCTGGACAGCTTTATCAAGAAGGGCTGA